From Candidatus Omnitrophota bacterium:
TGGGGTTAGTCCTTCTAATGATGGTAAGGTAATTAGAATTACTGTTCCACAATTATCCAAAGAGAGACGCCTTGAAATGGCAAAGCTAGTGCATAAAATGTCCGAAGATGGCCGTGTATCTATGCGTACAATCAGGAGAGACGCAAAAGAAGCGGTAGAGAAGCTAGAAAAAGATAAGTTTATCTCTGAGGATGAAAAATTTCGCGGTGTCGATGAATTGCAAAAAATAGTTGATAAATATATTGCTAAGATTGACGAGCTCTTAAAGAGTAAAGAGAAGGAAATATTGGAGTTTTAAGCTATAAGCTATAAGCTATAAGCTATAAGCTATAAGCTATAAGCTATAAGCTATAAGCTATAAGCTATAAGCTATAAGCTATAAGCTTAAAACTTACAGCTTACAGCTTTTTTTAGAGTTAGCTTTTGGGCCTCTAGCTCATCCGGTAGAGCACCACACTTTTAATGTGGTTGTGCCGCGTTCGAGTCGCGGGAGGCTCATAAATTCAGAACTAAGAGTTAAGAACTAAGAATTAAGAAGGGGAGTATCTGCCGTAAATGACGGGCGGATGGCGAAATTGGCAGACGCGATAGCCTTAGGAGCTATTGGGGCAACCCTTGGAGGTTCAAATCCTCTTCCGCCCAAAAAAGTAAGCAATTCTAAAGATAACTTGCGGGAGTAGCTCAGCTGGCTAGAGCGCAACCTTGCCAAGGTTGATGTCGCGGGTTCGAATCCCGTCTCCCGCTTTAATTCGTCCGCTGTCAAAATTAATAACGGACTCATTCAAAAAAGGAGAAACAAATGCAGATAATGGATTTTCTTTCCAAAAAAGCTATTCTCACCGATATAAAATCTACCAAGAAAGAAGATGTAATTAAAGAAATGGTCGATCTTTTGATTGAGGCAGGCGATGTAGAAAAACGCAATCGCAATAAGTTAATTGATTCTCTTATGTCTAGGGAAGCCCTTGGCTCTACTGCAATCGGCCAAGGAATTGCCATTCCGCATGCAAAATGCGATTGTGTGAATAAATTAGTGGCGGCTTTTGGCCTTTCCAAAAAAGGCGTGGATTTTGATTCTTTAGACGGAGAATTAGCTTATATTTTCTTTTTACTTGTTGCCCCACAGGATTCTGCCGGCCCGCATCTTAAGGCCTTAGCCAGGATATCACGCCTATTAAAGGATAAATATTTCCGTGATACCCTGCGCACCTGCGCGGATGATAAATCC
This genomic window contains:
- the frr gene encoding ribosome recycling factor yields the protein MSIKEILFNTEEKMKKAFESMNRQFHEVRTGRASPSLVEGLHIDYYGTLTMLKQLAAISAPDAHLIVIQPWDITAIAEIEKAILKSNLGVSPSNDGKVIRITVPQLSKERRLEMAKLVHKMSEDGRVSMRTIRRDAKEAVEKLEKDKFISEDEKFRGVDELQKIVDKYIAKIDELLKSKEKEILEF
- a CDS encoding PTS sugar transporter subunit IIA → MQIMDFLSKKAILTDIKSTKKEDVIKEMVDLLIEAGDVEKRNRNKLIDSLMSREALGSTAIGQGIAIPHAKCDCVNKLVAAFGLSKKGVDFDSLDGELAYIFFLLVAPQDSAGPHLKALARISRLLKDKYFRDTLRTCADDKSVIKIITQEDEKKI